The stretch of DNA CCGAGCCACTGTCATCACTGGCAACCTGACGAAGACGTGCACTCATGATGAAACCTAGAAACTCACCACGCGAGAAATAGCTTGATCAAAAACGGTTCCTAGCGCAGGGGCAGCAATCGCCCAGATAGCAACAACCAGACCAGCCGTCATCAAAGTGATGAGAACCCAACCAGGAACATCGCCTTGCTCGTCGTGCAGACGAGCATTCACATTATGAGCAATGTTCTTGAGTACTTTTATCATTTCTTTCTTCTTTCTTTATTTGCCGGATTAGAAACCGGATTGGATAACGAGCAAACCAGGGAACACCGCAAAGATGATGGTCACCGGCAATATCAAAAACACCAGCGGAACGAGCATGGCAACCTCTTTCTGGCCAGCACTTTCGAGCAAACGTCGCTTGGCATCCTCACGTGCATCAACTGCATGGGCCTGCAGGACTGCCGACACCGGTGTTCCCCGGTTGAGAGCTCCCAAAATCTGTTCAATTCCGCGAGATAGTGCGGGAATACGCAGTTTTCGGCTCAGATTCTGAAGTGCGGTTGCCAAGGGAATACCCAATTGAACGTCCAAGACAACTACACGGAATTCATCCGTGACATCACCATGACCAATAGTGGCCATGCGTGAAAGAGCATCGGGTAAACCTTCACCGGCAGACAAACTCAAAGATAAAAATTCCCAGACTGCAGGGAGCTGTGCTTCGATGCGCTTCACACGAGATTTTGCTGCATAGCCAAGCAAATAGCGCACGCCAAAGAACCCCACCATCGCGCCCAGGATTGGGACGAGAACATAGGCAATAGCGACCGGTTGAACCCACAGTGCTACGCCTGCATCCAGTAGAAGGCCAGCAGCTGCACCCCACAGTCCCCACGTAATTTGACGGGCACGGAATTCGGAAACGCTCAGGAGTGAACCTGCCCGGGCAAGTTCACATTCGAGCCCATCAACCGGGCCAGCAAAGCGCTCGGTCAAGGTTTCGAGCGTGTGCCGTACGTTGCGCAGTCCAAAATCAAAGCGTGGAAACGGTGCAGCACTGTGCGCGGTGACGTCTGCATATGCCTGGGGAGAAATGTCTGCCACCAGGTGAGCTACTCGACGTTGCAGTGAGGGACTGCGGAAGCTGGGCAAAGTAGTGAGAATAATCCACGCGCCCAATCCTGCGATAGCGCCGAGGGCAATCCCCCACGCACCTAATGAACTCATGCCAACCACCGCTTTTCGTCCGGCAAATAACCCACAGCAGTCATGATTTTGTATGCCAACAAACTGACGGCTAAGCCGACAAGAATTACAACTACCCCGGCAGCCGAGTTATATGCCTGAGCAGCCTCAGGCCTGGTGGACAGGAGCAGCATCACAATCCATGGCGCCATCACGCCAATACGTGCAGCCAACCTAATCCATCCTTGTCGCGCCTCTACTTCCTGGCGCAAAGCAGATTCAGCTCGCAGGTGTGATCCAAGTGAGCCGAGCACTGTCGTGATCTCGGTGCCACCGAGTTCACGACCTAACCTCAACGTTTCGATAATGCGATCGCCGTTGGGATTGGCCCACCGTGCCTTTAGATCAAGGGCTGCGAGCTCGAAGTTGCCAGAAACCTTGTAGTCCTGGGCAAACAATGCTGCTGGAACGCTCACTGCCTTTGAAGAAAACCCTGCCAATGAGATGACAGCATCCGGAATGTTTGATCCGGAGCGAATGGCAGAAATCAGCGCATCCACAACATCGGGCCATTGATTTCGCAATATCCTTTTTGCACGTGCCCTCCTGCTGGCGGCAAACATCCACGGAAGAGATGCTGCCGTGAATGCAATCACCATGCTGAGGGCAGAAACACCAGTTACTGCCCAGGAGATTGCTCCTCCAATAACAGCTAAAACAGCTGCTAGCGCAACGATGACGGAAGGCTTCATCCCCAGCTGCAGAGCAGTCTCGTTCACAGAAATACTCAAGCGCGATGTGTGCGAACCGGATGTGAGGCGTTCTTTTCTCGGCCATAAAAGGCCTGAGATCATGAGAAAGATTCCGATGCCCGCTGTGGCTCCTAAGAATATTCCAAGAATTTCGTGTGATGAGAGTCTCATGCCGCATCCAACACAATTCGTGGGTTGAGATTAGTCAATTCGAACTTGTCGAGACGAGCAGGTGCATCTCCGGTTGCAACCAGGACATCCTCACGGAGTTCAAAAATTGTTGTCGTTTCAATCTCCCCGCCAACAATGCGCCCCGTTGGAGCGATGATTTCGCTCACGCGGCGACGCCCGAATCTATCCAGCTCACAGTGCACAACAACATCAATGCAGCTGGCGACAGTGGGAACAACAAAGCTGGCATCGATGTTACGACCAGCTAGCAACGGAAGCGTGCAGAGCTTTGTTAGTGCATCGTGTGCACTGTTGGCGTGAAGAGAACATGCACCAGGTAATCCACTATTGAGAGCAATGAGCAGGTCTAAACTCTCTGCTTCGCGCACCTCACCCACTACAAGACGATCAGGGCGCATACGCAGTGCTTCTTTGATTAACCGGCGCAGAGTTATCTCACCGGTGCCCTCCAGGCTTGCCTGACGACATTGCATGGCAACACAGTCACGAGCACCGAAGTTGAGCTCAAAGGTCTCCTCGACGGTAATGATGCGCTCGTTTTCGCGCGAGCTGCGCAGGAGGGCATTGAGCATTGTCGTCTTGCCTGCTTGGGTGGCTCCGCACACAAGAATGTTCTGCCGCGCAAGAACACTCATTCGCAAGAATTCCGCAGCTTGACGCGTAAGTGAACCACCCTCAACAAGGTCGCTCAGATGCCGGACACTATGAGAGAACTTTCGAATGTTCACTGCCCAATGCTGAGAAGTAATGTCTGGGATAGTCACGTGCAAACGGGAACCATCAGGAAGTGAGGCATCCACGAACGGAGACGACATGTCGACCCGACGCCCTGAGGTTTGCAACATTCGTTCAACGAGATCGCGAACCTGCACGTCCGTCATGCTCAAATCAGTGAGTTCAGCAACTCCATTTCGAGCGACGAACACCTGTGTAGGTGAGTTAATCCAGATCTCTTCAATAGATTCGTCATCAAGGAAGGGTTGCAATGGACCTAATCCGGCCAGTTCTGCCATGGCCAAGCTGTGGAGCTCAGCATCAGTGAGTGGCTCCCCTGAATTGTGGACTCCGTCGCGAACTATCTCGTTACGTAATAACTTTTCAAGATCGTTTGTAGAGGTCGCCCCGGCGGCAGCTGAGTCATGTGCCTTGGCACGAACTGCACCAACGATGCGGGAAATGGAATCGGACATTCAGATAGCATGCCCGTTTCAGTTATTCGCCTGCAGGAGTTATCCACATCTCTGCACTTGACAAGAACACGCTCTGTTTATTGGGGCGACTGAGCAGCCTTACCCAAACAACGGTGATGTATTTCAAAACTGGAATGGGGCAGGCAAATACCAACAGTTGAATCAACAGAGTTTCTGAACAACCCCAGAAACCACCAGGTTGAGCTCTGCAGGCCAGTCCTCGGTGGCAAGTTCACCCGGTTCCAGAATTAAATTCTTTGTTGCTGCCCAAGAAATGAGTTGCTCAACACTCTCGAGCGAAGACGTGACCGCGGCATCCTTCGCAAGGGCGCGAACAAACTCGCCCTTGCCCTTCTTGTTGAAGTGGTTCAGCGCACGCAACTGACCGTTTTCTCCTTTGGTTACCACGCGCAGATAAACAGTGTTCTTTGCAGGAGCAAGCGGGGTGAGAGCTGAATAGCCTTCAGAGCGCAAATCAAGAACCAATTGAGGCGTTTCCTGGAGCATTTTCGCTAAGGCCTTGGTGCCTGCCTCAGCCCACGCTTTCTTGAGGCTTCCAGCGGCTAAAGTGGGCAATTTGGAGTCAAAAGAGAGTCGATATGCAGGAATGAGATCAAGCGCTTTCACGGGCCCGAGGAGAGCTGACTGAATAAGGACATGTTCACCCAGGAAGTCACGAGCCTCTGCAGAAAGATTAATCGCTCCGAGCCCGTCATAGAGCACCCCGGTGTAACGATCAATAGCCGGCATGGTTGGTGAGGTCTTGACCGTTTTATTGCGGTCAACCTCGCCCATTTGCTTGGGACTGAGCTTGAGTACTTCTGCGCATTCCTTGGGCTTACGTGCCAAAGACACCGTGGCAGCGACCACACGCTTACGAATGGCGTTCAGCTCAGGGAAAGACAGAGCTGATTCAGCAAGGAGCTGCTCCAATGGAGCACCCTCTCCCCCGTCACGCTTCGTTTCTGAGGGCGGCAACAAAATCAACATGAGTGTCCCTTAAGTGCAAACACCCGCAGGAAGAGTGACTCTTCGACCGCGGGCATTAGCGTGTGTGAGGTTGAGCGTTAGCTAACCAATTCTGCGGCAGAGGCAACAACGGAAACGTTGTTATTTTCAACCGAAAGGAAACCACCCTCTGCGTTAGCGGTGATTTTCGAGCCATCTTCCGTGGTGACACGAACTTCACCGCCGGCAAGAATTGCCAGCATAGGTTCGTGACCGGGGAGAATACCGATCTCGCCTTCGCTGGTCTTGGCAACAACCATGCTGGCTGCGCCAGACCAGACTTCCTGGTCGGCAGCTACGACGCTGACCTGGAGGAGAGAAGAAGTAGCCATGATTAGCTGTTTTCCTTCTGGATCTTTGCCCACTGCTCTTCAACATCGGAGATAGCACCCACGTTGAAGAAGGCCTGCTCTGCAACGTGGTCAAAGTCACCACGAGCGATAGCGTCGAAGGACTCAATGGTGTCCTTGAGTGGAACGGTCGAACCTTCAACACCGGTGAACTTCTTCGCCATGTAGGTGTTCTGAGACAGGAACTGCTGGATGCGGCGTGCGCGGGCAACAGTGATCTTGTCTTCTTCGGAGAGCTCGTCAACACCCAAAATCGCGATGATTTCCTGGAGTTCCTTGTTCTTCTGCAGAATCGCCTTGACGGTGGTTGCAACACGGTAGTGGTCCTCACCTAAGTAGCGAGGGTCCATGATGCGCGAGGTCGAGGTCAGTGGGTCCACAGCTGGGTAGAGACCCTTCGATGCAATTTCGCGAGAAAGCTCGGTGGTTGCATCGAGGTGAGCGAATGTGGTCGCTGGAGCGGGGTCGGTGTAGTCATCCGCAGGAACGTAAATAGCCTGCAGCGAGGTAATCGAGTGACCACGGGTTGAGGTAATGCGCTCCTGGAGGATACCCATTTCGTCAGCCAGGTTGGGCTGGTAACCCACAGCAGAAGGCATACGTCCGAGAAGAGTCGAAACCTCAGAACCTGCCTGGGTGAAACGGAAGATGTTGTCGATGAACAACAGCACGTCCTGCTTCTGAACGTCACGGAAGTATTCCGCCATGGTCAGAGCAGACAGTGCGACGCGAAGACGGGTTCCTGGGGGCTCATCCATCTGACCGAAGACGAGGGCGGTCTTATCGAAGACGCCAGCTTCTTCCATTTCGTGGATAAGGTCGTTACCTTCACGGGTACGCTCACCCACACCGGCGAATACCGATACACCACCGTGGTCCTGAGCTACACGCTGAATCATTTCCTGGATCAGAACGGTTTTACCCACACCGGCACCACCGAACAGACCGATCTTTCCACCCTGAACGTAGGGGGTCAGCAGGTCAATAACCTTGATACC from Aurantimicrobium sp. MWH-Uga1 encodes:
- a CDS encoding type II secretion system F family protein, coding for MSSLGAWGIALGAIAGLGAWIILTTLPSFRSPSLQRRVAHLVADISPQAYADVTAHSAAPFPRFDFGLRNVRHTLETLTERFAGPVDGLECELARAGSLLSVSEFRARQITWGLWGAAAGLLLDAGVALWVQPVAIAYVLVPILGAMVGFFGVRYLLGYAAKSRVKRIEAQLPAVWEFLSLSLSAGEGLPDALSRMATIGHGDVTDEFRVVVLDVQLGIPLATALQNLSRKLRIPALSRGIEQILGALNRGTPVSAVLQAHAVDAREDAKRRLLESAGQKEVAMLVPLVFLILPVTIIFAVFPGLLVIQSGF
- a CDS encoding CpaF family protein — protein: MSDSISRIVGAVRAKAHDSAAAGATSTNDLEKLLRNEIVRDGVHNSGEPLTDAELHSLAMAELAGLGPLQPFLDDESIEEIWINSPTQVFVARNGVAELTDLSMTDVQVRDLVERMLQTSGRRVDMSSPFVDASLPDGSRLHVTIPDITSQHWAVNIRKFSHSVRHLSDLVEGGSLTRQAAEFLRMSVLARQNILVCGATQAGKTTMLNALLRSSRENERIITVEETFELNFGARDCVAMQCRQASLEGTGEITLRRLIKEALRMRPDRLVVGEVREAESLDLLIALNSGLPGACSLHANSAHDALTKLCTLPLLAGRNIDASFVVPTVASCIDVVVHCELDRFGRRRVSEIIAPTGRIVGGEIETTTIFELREDVLVATGDAPARLDKFELTNLNPRIVLDAA
- a CDS encoding F0F1 ATP synthase subunit epsilon; translated protein: MATSSLLQVSVVAADQEVWSGAASMVVAKTSEGEIGILPGHEPMLAILAGGEVRVTTEDGSKITANAEGGFLSVENNNVSVVASAAELVS
- a CDS encoding type II secretion system F family protein — its product is MNETALQLGMKPSVIVALAAVLAVIGGAISWAVTGVSALSMVIAFTAASLPWMFAASRRARAKRILRNQWPDVVDALISAIRSGSNIPDAVISLAGFSSKAVSVPAALFAQDYKVSGNFELAALDLKARWANPNGDRIIETLRLGRELGGTEITTVLGSLGSHLRAESALRQEVEARQGWIRLAARIGVMAPWIVMLLLSTRPEAAQAYNSAAGVVVILVGLAVSLLAYKIMTAVGYLPDEKRWLA
- a CDS encoding YaaA family protein, yielding MLILLPPSETKRDGGEGAPLEQLLAESALSFPELNAIRKRVVAATVSLARKPKECAEVLKLSPKQMGEVDRNKTVKTSPTMPAIDRYTGVLYDGLGAINLSAEARDFLGEHVLIQSALLGPVKALDLIPAYRLSFDSKLPTLAAGSLKKAWAEAGTKALAKMLQETPQLVLDLRSEGYSALTPLAPAKNTVYLRVVTKGENGQLRALNHFNKKGKGEFVRALAKDAAVTSSLESVEQLISWAATKNLILEPGELATEDWPAELNLVVSGVVQKLC
- the atpD gene encoding F0F1 ATP synthase subunit beta gives rise to the protein MAAAPATKAKTTAKAAPAKKAAAPKATKAKTAVGRIARVTGPVVDIEFPHDSIPGIYNALETTVTIGSESTKLVLEVAQHLGDDLVRAIALKPTDGLVRGQEVTDTGAPISVPVGDVTKGKVFNVTGDILNAAPGEKIEIKERWPIHRTPPAFDQLESKTQLFETGIKVIDLLTPYVQGGKIGLFGGAGVGKTVLIQEMIQRVAQDHGGVSVFAGVGERTREGNDLIHEMEEAGVFDKTALVFGQMDEPPGTRLRVALSALTMAEYFRDVQKQDVLLFIDNIFRFTQAGSEVSTLLGRMPSAVGYQPNLADEMGILQERITSTRGHSITSLQAIYVPADDYTDPAPATTFAHLDATTELSREIASKGLYPAVDPLTSTSRIMDPRYLGEDHYRVATTVKAILQKNKELQEIIAILGVDELSEEDKITVARARRIQQFLSQNTYMAKKFTGVEGSTVPLKDTIESFDAIARGDFDHVAEQAFFNVGAISDVEEQWAKIQKENS